Proteins encoded together in one Olsenella timonensis window:
- a CDS encoding STM3941 family protein, translating to MSKTKGSGELVIRNKVLLPAIYGCMGLCMFAAALLALTQPIPHADNPLLMRALLGCLGLPFSLWLIVSSFRKAILRRDAIVIDAAGITDHTGGMAHGFIAWDDIAEVYLLKLKDDTFMCVEPRDRDAWMASLGRAPRRLAQANLDAGFAPIRIQFKKATERLTAADGLAAVRHFCPEKVSKVRKPKY from the coding sequence ATGTCCAAGACGAAAGGCTCGGGAGAGCTCGTCATCAGGAACAAGGTCCTGCTGCCTGCAATCTACGGCTGCATGGGCCTGTGTATGTTCGCAGCTGCGCTACTTGCGCTCACCCAGCCCATCCCCCACGCTGACAACCCACTGCTCATGCGCGCGCTGCTGGGGTGCCTTGGCCTCCCCTTCTCGCTATGGCTCATCGTCTCCAGCTTCCGCAAGGCAATCTTGAGACGCGACGCCATCGTCATTGACGCAGCAGGCATCACCGACCATACCGGAGGCATGGCACATGGCTTCATCGCCTGGGATGACATCGCCGAGGTCTACCTGCTCAAGCTCAAAGACGATACGTTCATGTGCGTGGAGCCGCGTGACCGTGACGCCTGGATGGCCTCGCTTGGACGCGCGCCGAGACGCCTCGCACAGGCGAACCTCGACGCTGGCTTTGCCCCCATCCGCATCCAGTTTAAGAAGGCCACCGAGCGCCTCACTGCCGCAGACGGCCTCGCCGCTGTCCGTCACTTCTGCCCCGAAAAGGTCTCGAAGGTCAGAAAGCCCAAGTACTAG
- a CDS encoding IS3 family transposase: MDSPEGGAALPRREKALAVAELSGLGHDLADLLEAAGLARSTYYYALAHPKAPTRPELRDRVAEIFGRLPNGVGHRQVAMELRAVDGARVADKTVLKMMREMGLRCGIRRETDYHRYNSYRGVVGETFENVLGRDFSADGPWQKMGTDVTEFRLSFGKAYLAPVYDFGSKEIVAHSISEHPDLEQQREMLSMLAEAKPGWASPVMQTDMGWQYQHAEFVAALEGMGIAQSMSRKGNCIDNGATEQVFGHIKDEFLRGRDWDTFEEFKADLEAYIHHWNHVRRQVRLKGLTPVEFREQALREAA, encoded by the coding sequence ATCGATAGCCCTGAAGGCGGAGCTGCGCTCCCGAGGCGGGAGAAGGCCCTAGCGGTCGCCGAGCTTTCAGGGCTGGGGCACGACCTGGCCGACCTGCTGGAGGCCGCCGGCCTCGCCAGGTCCACGTACTATTACGCGCTCGCGCACCCCAAGGCCCCGACCAGGCCGGAGCTCCGGGACAGGGTCGCCGAGATCTTCGGGAGGCTCCCGAACGGCGTCGGCCACCGCCAGGTCGCGATGGAGCTGCGGGCCGTGGACGGCGCCCGCGTAGCCGACAAGACCGTCCTCAAGATGATGCGCGAGATGGGCCTGCGCTGCGGCATCCGCCGCGAGACCGACTACCACAGGTACAACTCGTACAGGGGCGTCGTCGGCGAGACCTTCGAGAACGTGCTCGGGCGCGACTTCTCCGCGGACGGCCCGTGGCAGAAGATGGGCACCGACGTCACCGAGTTCAGGCTCTCCTTCGGCAAGGCCTACCTCGCGCCGGTGTACGACTTCGGGAGCAAGGAGATCGTGGCGCACTCGATCTCGGAGCACCCCGACCTCGAGCAGCAGCGCGAGATGCTCTCCATGCTCGCGGAGGCCAAGCCCGGGTGGGCCAGCCCGGTCATGCAGACGGACATGGGCTGGCAGTACCAGCACGCCGAGTTCGTCGCCGCGCTCGAGGGGATGGGGATCGCCCAGAGCATGTCGCGCAAGGGCAACTGCATCGACAACGGCGCCACCGAGCAGGTGTTCGGGCACATCAAGGACGAGTTCCTCCGCGGGCGCGACTGGGACACGTTCGAGGAGTTCAAGGCGGACCTCGAGGCCTACATCCACCACTGGAACCACGTGAGGCGCCAGGTCAGGCTGAAGGGCCTGACCCCGGTGGAGTTCCGGGAGCAGGCCCTTCGGGAGGCCGCCTAG
- a CDS encoding helix-turn-helix domain-containing protein — MALDLRCRHDESLRLEAARLHDAGLGRRAIGAALGVPHEAVRRWLEKYRAGGTELLLKMGGKQARYDYETKVAAARAVVDGGMAGPEAMERFGIASATPLRQWCRLYREGGAEALRPRPRGRPRGSGATGAPRTREQELEERVRKLEAQVAYLKKSIALKAELRSRGGRRP, encoded by the coding sequence ATGGCATTGGATCTGAGATGCAGGCACGACGAGTCGCTCCGCCTCGAGGCCGCCCGGCTCCACGACGCGGGCCTCGGCCGCCGCGCGATCGGCGCCGCGCTTGGCGTGCCCCACGAGGCCGTGAGAAGATGGCTGGAGAAGTACAGGGCCGGCGGGACGGAGCTGCTCCTCAAGATGGGCGGGAAACAGGCGAGGTACGACTACGAGACCAAGGTCGCCGCGGCGCGCGCCGTGGTCGACGGCGGGATGGCCGGGCCCGAGGCGATGGAGCGCTTCGGCATCGCGAGCGCGACGCCGCTGAGGCAGTGGTGCAGGCTGTACCGCGAGGGCGGCGCCGAGGCGCTCAGGCCGAGGCCCAGGGGCAGGCCGAGGGGGTCCGGCGCGACGGGCGCGCCGAGGACCCGCGAGCAGGAGCTCGAGGAGCGCGTCCGCAAGCTCGAGGCGCAGGTGGCGTACCTAAAAAAATCGATAGCCCTGAAGGCGGAGCTGCGCTCCCGAGGCGGGAGAAGGCCCTAG
- a CDS encoding PTS fructose transporter subunit IIB — protein sequence MADKKYIVGVTACQIGIAHTFMAADSLKTAIEAAGCEAKIETQGATGMENVITEEDLARADAAIIAADVKIKNPERFDPIPTLSCKTKEVMTVETAASVVEEVLEAIS from the coding sequence ATGGCAGACAAGAAGTACATCGTCGGTGTCACCGCATGCCAGATTGGCATCGCCCACACCTTCATGGCGGCTGATTCTCTTAAAACCGCTATCGAGGCCGCAGGCTGCGAGGCAAAGATCGAGACGCAGGGCGCCACGGGCATGGAGAACGTGATCACCGAGGAGGATCTTGCTCGTGCGGACGCGGCCATCATCGCTGCTGACGTCAAGATCAAGAACCCTGAGCGCTTTGATCCCATTCCTACGCTCAGCTGCAAGACGAAAGAAGTCATGACGGTTGAGACCGCTGCTTCGGTCGTGGAAGAAGTATTGGAGGCAATTAGCTAA